Proteins encoded together in one Variovorax paradoxus window:
- a CDS encoding DUF2474 domain-containing protein, whose product MGTTEDRKPKWLRRLAWLGGIWLASVVSLYLLALVLRFFMNAVGLSR is encoded by the coding sequence ATGGGTACCACTGAAGACCGCAAGCCCAAGTGGTTGCGCCGCCTGGCTTGGCTCGGGGGCATCTGGCTGGCGAGCGTCGTTTCGCTCTACCTGCTCGCCCTTGTGCTCCGCTTCTTCATGAACGCGGTTGGCCTCAGCCGCTGA
- a CDS encoding DUF2000 family protein codes for MFDTKVAILVLEDLAVWQKLNVTAFVATGIATGAPDAIGEPYVDAAGRSHARLLAQPILIFAASAETLLRAYEQSVKRGLARAPYVSAMFETGHDAANRAAFLAEPADAPNLVGLALRGPKKDVDKALKGAVLHA; via the coding sequence GTGTTCGATACGAAGGTCGCGATTCTCGTGCTGGAGGATCTTGCGGTATGGCAAAAACTGAACGTGACGGCGTTTGTGGCGACCGGCATTGCCACCGGCGCGCCCGATGCCATTGGAGAGCCGTATGTCGATGCCGCCGGCCGGTCTCATGCGCGGCTGCTTGCACAACCGATCCTCATCTTTGCGGCCTCTGCCGAAACATTGCTTCGCGCCTACGAGCAATCCGTCAAGAGAGGCCTTGCGCGCGCGCCCTACGTCAGCGCCATGTTCGAGACGGGACACGACGCGGCGAATCGTGCGGCCTTTCTGGCCGAGCCCGCCGACGCTCCCAACCTGGTGGGCCTGGCCCTGAGGGGGCCGAAAAAAGATGTCGATAAAGCGCTCAAGGGCGCGGTGCTGCACGCGTAG
- a CDS encoding AraC family transcriptional regulator, translating to MNNHRSNHVSLVRDSQSGVEAVRARFVGHAYDPHRHDEWLVGVTDSGFQDFFCRGARRMSTAGRIILIEPGELHDGRSGGESGFSYSMLYLPAEWLQAGLGGVRDDGIGFRATLNDDPRLGAAIRRACDLLGRPRERLARDAALDDVVSALCPHLGRPVGEAEPEAAPANLVAHRARDLLHSAMAEDPGADALARSAGASDRFTLARAFRAAYGTSPHAYLVQLRLTEARRRLRGGQAPALVAADCGFADQSHFGRWFRRAYGLTPAAYRACCTSARTNLRTNVPDEAT from the coding sequence ATGAACAACCACCGCTCCAACCATGTAAGCCTCGTGCGCGACAGCCAGAGCGGCGTCGAGGCGGTGCGGGCGCGTTTCGTCGGCCATGCGTACGACCCTCATCGCCACGACGAATGGCTCGTGGGCGTTACCGACAGCGGTTTTCAGGACTTCTTTTGCCGAGGCGCGCGGCGCATGAGCACCGCCGGTCGCATCATCCTGATCGAGCCGGGCGAGCTTCATGACGGACGCTCCGGCGGTGAAAGCGGGTTCAGTTACTCGATGCTCTACCTGCCCGCGGAATGGCTCCAGGCGGGCCTTGGCGGGGTTCGAGACGACGGCATCGGCTTTCGGGCGACGTTGAATGACGATCCGCGGCTTGGTGCAGCGATCCGCCGTGCGTGCGACTTGCTTGGCCGCCCGCGCGAACGGCTTGCGCGCGACGCGGCGCTCGACGACGTGGTATCGGCACTTTGCCCGCATCTGGGACGGCCCGTTGGAGAAGCTGAGCCGGAGGCCGCCCCCGCGAACCTCGTTGCGCACCGCGCGCGAGACCTCTTGCATTCGGCCATGGCAGAAGACCCGGGCGCCGATGCGCTGGCGCGCTCGGCCGGCGCATCCGATCGCTTCACGCTTGCACGCGCATTTCGCGCCGCGTACGGAACCTCGCCCCATGCCTACCTGGTGCAGCTTCGCCTTACCGAAGCTCGGCGGCGCCTTCGGGGCGGGCAAGCGCCCGCACTGGTTGCCGCCGATTGCGGCTTTGCAGACCAGAGCCATTTCGGCCGCTGGTTTCGCCGCGCCTACGGCCTTACGCCGGCCGCGTACCGCGCCTGTTGCACAAGCGCTCGCACAAACCTTCGCACGAACGTTCCAGACGAGGCGACCTGA
- a CDS encoding phosphotransferase enzyme family protein translates to MTDSKNNDPDLVSTHTTAATHSVARWVARHHGFEVQQCHLIRRGLNDNYALRSADGTRYVARLYSIRPRGGFNVDFEVALLAHLAAKGVGVAAPVVAADGRAHIQLQFPEGLRALALFHHAEGTTPDTLDEYELTGRTLANIHEAARDYAGPPSRYTLDGHHLAGRTLGYLESHPEVDAALFDTYRRLVHELVDELAAAEQGLTRVVCHGDTHGFNNHVNTDESGARRAVFFDFDDAGPGFLAYDLSVLPWSYMFRKNLKEPDDALRERWTHYLHGYRAGGGEVSERDAAALPLFVQLRHLWNLGEAAGRLHHWGTNSVPLDWLRKQLEVFEAWKRLDLRA, encoded by the coding sequence ATGACCGACAGCAAGAACAACGACCCCGATCTCGTCTCCACCCACACGACGGCCGCCACGCATTCCGTTGCGCGCTGGGTGGCACGGCACCATGGCTTCGAGGTACAGCAGTGCCACCTGATCCGCCGCGGCCTGAACGACAACTACGCACTGCGTTCGGCCGACGGAACCCGGTATGTGGCTCGCCTGTACTCGATTCGCCCGCGGGGCGGCTTCAACGTCGATTTCGAAGTCGCGCTGCTGGCGCACCTGGCAGCCAAGGGCGTGGGGGTGGCCGCGCCGGTGGTGGCGGCAGACGGACGCGCGCACATCCAGCTGCAATTTCCTGAAGGGCTGCGTGCATTGGCCCTGTTTCACCACGCAGAGGGCACGACGCCCGACACGCTGGACGAATACGAACTGACCGGCCGCACGTTGGCGAACATCCACGAGGCCGCACGCGACTACGCAGGCCCGCCAAGCCGCTACACGCTCGATGGCCACCATCTTGCCGGCAGAACCCTGGGCTACCTGGAATCGCACCCTGAGGTGGACGCGGCGTTGTTCGACACGTACCGCCGCCTGGTGCACGAGCTTGTCGACGAACTCGCCGCGGCCGAACAAGGGCTGACGCGGGTCGTCTGCCACGGCGATACGCACGGCTTCAACAACCATGTGAACACGGACGAGTCCGGCGCCCGGAGAGCGGTGTTCTTCGATTTCGACGATGCGGGCCCGGGCTTCCTGGCGTACGACCTGAGCGTGCTGCCCTGGTCGTACATGTTCCGCAAGAATTTGAAGGAGCCCGACGATGCGTTGCGCGAGCGCTGGACGCACTACCTGCACGGCTACCGCGCCGGCGGCGGCGAAGTGAGCGAGCGCGATGCGGCAGCGCTGCCGCTTTTCGTCCAACTCAGGCACCTGTGGAACCTTGGCGAGGCGGCCGGGCGGCTGCATCACTGGGGAACGAATTCGGTGCCTTTGGACTGGCTGCGAAAGCAGCTGGAAGTGTTCGAGGCCTGGAAAAGGCTCGACCTGCGCGCCTGA
- a CDS encoding sensor histidine kinase: MQRDSTPNRKNRQQMVWLAAALWLALPLATTPCANAMQPAVANAAAPQPDGAVHITRAELLSIPGTGYSPPPRRIEDAGLPADGWQEVSLPHTAERELVPTSSGGLNTITDWYRIDLAGLAPSAAQPLLLYLPRWKTLGRIAVYGDGVLLYQSQGSAVHNGYNRPLLVPLNAAANTPSPALVLIRVDRLRSSGSGFSTVWVGGQDSLGWRYQVRQLLQVQLPFMGSAAFLAVGAFAFAVWLGRRRELLYLLFFAISALAYLRTLHYFVSGDYLPISDEWFEWITVVSLLWLIILIHLFLQRLHRQPSAWLTRLSVALALACSVATLPHASAAVPSLYLFTPLLNLAVLPVAVLIFAVNLRKALRAKLPEGRLVAGWAVAAVAFTSYDGLLQNNLVSPESVYTSPYAIISLFFIFSYIMFHRYTGAFAEVARLNKGLAQRLHARETELEQSYQRLRVIENEAMLGAERRRLMQDMHDGLGSSLISAIRSVEQGAMTGSEISGVLKGCMDDLKLAIDSMESVDTDLLLLLATLRFRLAPRIESAGLALRWEVQSVPALSWLNPGSALHILRIMQECVANVLRHTRATTIRFSTATDGQGVWVMIEDNGEGFAVEEALDRRGRGLRNQQRRAMAIGGTVNWESGSAGTRFTLWLPLEQAAGDGKSLSAS, from the coding sequence ATGCAGCGCGACTCCACCCCCAACCGCAAGAACCGTCAGCAGATGGTTTGGTTGGCCGCCGCGCTGTGGCTTGCCTTGCCGCTGGCTACCACGCCATGTGCAAACGCCATGCAGCCCGCAGTTGCGAACGCAGCAGCACCCCAGCCCGATGGCGCCGTCCACATTACCCGGGCCGAGTTGCTGTCCATCCCTGGGACCGGCTATTCACCCCCGCCGCGACGCATCGAGGACGCAGGGCTCCCGGCTGACGGATGGCAGGAGGTCAGCCTGCCGCATACGGCCGAGCGCGAACTGGTTCCCACGTCGTCGGGCGGTTTGAACACCATCACCGATTGGTATCGCATCGACCTGGCCGGCCTGGCGCCATCGGCGGCGCAGCCGCTCCTTTTGTACCTTCCGCGTTGGAAGACCTTGGGCCGCATTGCCGTGTACGGAGACGGCGTGCTGCTCTACCAATCGCAAGGCAGCGCCGTGCACAACGGCTACAACCGCCCCCTGCTTGTGCCGCTGAATGCGGCAGCCAACACGCCTTCGCCCGCGCTGGTGCTGATTCGCGTCGATCGCCTGCGAAGCAGCGGCAGCGGCTTCTCGACTGTATGGGTGGGCGGCCAGGATTCGCTGGGCTGGCGCTACCAGGTTCGCCAATTGCTGCAAGTGCAGCTGCCGTTCATGGGCAGCGCCGCATTCCTTGCAGTCGGCGCATTCGCGTTTGCGGTGTGGCTGGGCAGGAGGCGCGAATTGCTCTACCTGCTGTTCTTTGCCATCTCGGCACTGGCCTACCTGCGCACGCTTCACTATTTTGTGAGCGGCGACTATCTGCCGATTTCGGACGAATGGTTCGAATGGATCACCGTCGTCTCGCTGCTCTGGCTGATCATTCTCATCCACTTGTTCTTGCAGCGCCTGCATCGGCAGCCCTCGGCCTGGCTGACCCGTTTGTCGGTGGCCCTGGCGCTGGCCTGCAGCGTCGCGACGCTGCCGCATGCGTCTGCGGCAGTGCCAAGCCTCTATCTGTTCACGCCCCTGCTCAACCTGGCGGTGCTGCCGGTTGCGGTTTTGATCTTTGCCGTGAACCTGCGCAAGGCATTGCGCGCCAAGTTGCCCGAGGGGCGCCTGGTGGCCGGCTGGGCGGTGGCAGCCGTCGCATTCACCTCGTATGACGGGCTGCTGCAAAACAACCTGGTGAGCCCGGAGAGCGTGTACACCTCTCCCTACGCCATCATCAGCCTGTTCTTCATCTTCTCGTACATCATGTTCCACCGGTACACAGGCGCGTTCGCCGAAGTGGCCCGGTTGAACAAGGGCCTGGCGCAACGGCTGCACGCGCGCGAAACCGAGCTGGAGCAAAGCTATCAGCGGCTGCGCGTGATCGAGAACGAGGCGATGCTCGGTGCCGAGCGCCGGCGCCTCATGCAGGACATGCACGATGGGCTGGGGTCGTCGTTGATCAGTGCCATCCGCTCGGTCGAGCAAGGCGCCATGACCGGCAGCGAGATCTCCGGCGTGCTCAAGGGCTGCATGGACGACCTGAAGCTGGCCATCGATTCGATGGAAAGCGTCGATACGGACCTGCTGCTGTTGCTGGCGACCTTGCGTTTTCGTCTGGCACCACGCATCGAGAGTGCCGGCCTTGCGCTGCGCTGGGAGGTGCAGTCAGTGCCTGCGCTGTCCTGGCTCAACCCCGGCAGCGCACTGCACATCTTGCGCATCATGCAGGAGTGCGTGGCCAATGTGCTGCGCCACACCCGGGCCACCACCATCCGCTTCAGCACGGCGACGGACGGCCAGGGCGTGTGGGTGATGATCGAAGACAACGGAGAAGGGTTTGCCGTGGAGGAGGCCTTGGATCGAAGAGGCCGGGGACTGCGCAACCAGCAGCGGCGTGCAATGGCCATCGGCGGCACTGTCAACTGGGAATCCGGCAGCGCCGGAACCCGCTTCACGCTCTGGCTCCCGCTCGAGCAGGCAGCCGGCGACGGAAAGAGCTTGAGCGCTTCCTGA
- a CDS encoding GFA family protein, protein MTYPIEGGCGCAYIRYRLAKAPMIVHCCHCRWCQRESGAAFALNAMYEADEVVNLAGDADVVNTPSASGSGQQIARCPKCRVAIWSHYAGSGPVTKFVRVGTLDNPDLMAPDVHIFTGTKQPWVIIPSNVPAFAEFYEREAVWSAEALARRLQLMPQIEAYQAALR, encoded by the coding sequence ATGACATATCCCATCGAGGGCGGATGCGGTTGCGCTTACATCCGCTATCGCCTGGCTAAAGCACCGATGATCGTGCATTGCTGTCACTGCCGTTGGTGCCAACGCGAGTCTGGTGCCGCTTTCGCACTCAACGCAATGTATGAGGCCGACGAGGTCGTGAACCTTGCAGGGGACGCCGACGTGGTGAACACACCCTCCGCAAGCGGTTCTGGACAGCAGATCGCCCGGTGCCCAAAGTGCCGTGTTGCGATCTGGAGCCACTACGCAGGTTCCGGTCCGGTAACGAAGTTTGTTCGCGTTGGAACGCTCGACAATCCCGATTTGATGGCGCCAGATGTTCATATATTCACCGGCACGAAGCAGCCCTGGGTCATCATTCCGTCAAACGTGCCAGCCTTCGCCGAGTTCTACGAGCGCGAAGCAGTTTGGTCCGCCGAAGCATTGGCCCGACGCCTGCAGCTCATGCCGCAGATCGAGGCCTACCAGGCGGCGCTGAGATGA
- a CDS encoding RidA family protein, protein MAGENAAEPRNRSGPVHVATPALARPGGHYSHAAVGGGLVFIAGQLPITPQGERLADAAFEVQAAQALANVQAALLAAGSGIDKLLQVRVYLDDIANWPAFDSIYAQWAGPSRPARAIVPTGPLHFGFKVEVEAMALA, encoded by the coding sequence ATGGCTGGTGAGAACGCCGCTGAACCACGCAATAGGTCGGGCCCGGTCCATGTCGCAACGCCCGCCCTGGCCAGGCCGGGCGGCCACTACAGCCATGCCGCCGTGGGCGGCGGCCTGGTCTTCATCGCCGGGCAACTGCCGATCACCCCACAGGGCGAGCGCCTGGCCGATGCGGCGTTCGAAGTCCAGGCGGCGCAGGCGCTGGCGAACGTGCAGGCCGCCTTGCTGGCCGCGGGCTCAGGCATCGACAAGCTGCTGCAGGTGAGGGTCTACCTCGACGACATCGCCAACTGGCCGGCGTTCGACAGCATCTATGCGCAGTGGGCCGGACCATCGCGCCCGGCCAGGGCCATCGTGCCGACCGGGCCGCTGCACTTCGGGTTCAAGGTCGAGGTGGAGGCGATGGCGCTTGCGTGA
- a CDS encoding DSD1 family PLP-dependent enzyme produces MQKPPPNHLAEIDTPAAIVSLQRMQRNIARMQQQANALGVRFRPHVKTSKCADVVAAQLAAGAAGITVSTLKEADQFFARGVTDILYAVGMAPHRLAHALELRQRGCALQILTDSVEGARAIAEYGRAHGHVFEVLIEIDTDGHRSGIKPGEDLLLEVGRALHGGGMRLAGVLTHAGSSYELHTPEALAALAEQERAGCVQAAQRLRAAGLPCPIVSVGSTPTALEAASLEGVTELRAGVYVFFDLVMRNVGVCSVDDIALSVLTTVIGHQADKGWAIVDAGWMAMSRDRGTGKQQRDYGYGQVCTVDGTPIEGYLLSAANQEHGILSREGAADPDIVARFPAGTRLRILPNHACATGAQFPAYQALAADGTVQTWERFHGW; encoded by the coding sequence ATGCAGAAACCCCCCCCAAATCATCTTGCCGAGATCGACACCCCCGCAGCGATCGTGTCGCTTCAGCGCATGCAGCGGAACATCGCGCGCATGCAGCAGCAGGCCAATGCGTTGGGCGTGCGCTTCCGCCCGCACGTGAAGACCAGCAAATGCGCCGATGTGGTCGCGGCCCAACTTGCCGCAGGTGCGGCGGGCATCACGGTATCGACGCTGAAGGAGGCCGACCAGTTCTTCGCCCGCGGCGTGACCGACATCCTCTATGCCGTCGGCATGGCGCCGCACCGGCTGGCGCATGCGCTGGAGCTGCGCCAGCGCGGCTGCGCGCTGCAGATCCTGACCGACAGCGTCGAGGGTGCGCGGGCCATCGCCGAATACGGCCGTGCGCACGGCCACGTCTTCGAGGTGCTCATCGAGATCGACACCGACGGCCACCGCTCCGGCATCAAGCCGGGCGAGGACCTGCTGCTCGAGGTTGGCCGCGCGCTGCACGGGGGCGGCATGCGCCTGGCCGGCGTGCTCACGCATGCGGGCTCCAGCTACGAACTGCACACGCCCGAAGCCCTGGCCGCCTTGGCCGAGCAGGAACGCGCCGGCTGCGTACAGGCTGCGCAGCGCCTGCGCGCCGCGGGCCTGCCGTGCCCCATCGTGTCGGTAGGCTCCACGCCCACGGCGCTGGAAGCCGCCTCGCTAGAGGGCGTGACCGAACTGCGCGCCGGGGTCTATGTCTTCTTCGACCTGGTGATGCGCAACGTGGGCGTCTGCAGCGTTGACGACATCGCGCTGAGCGTGCTCACCACCGTCATCGGGCACCAGGCCGACAAGGGCTGGGCCATCGTCGATGCCGGCTGGATGGCCATGAGCCGCGACCGGGGCACGGGCAAGCAGCAGCGCGACTACGGCTATGGCCAGGTTTGCACCGTGGACGGGACGCCGATCGAGGGCTACCTGCTGTCGGCCGCCAACCAGGAGCACGGCATTCTGTCGCGCGAAGGCGCCGCGGACCCGGACATCGTGGCGCGCTTCCCGGCCGGAACCCGGTTGCGGATACTGCCCAACCATGCCTGCGCGACCGGTGCGCAGTTTCCCGCCTACCAGGCGCTGGCCGCGGACGGCACGGTGCAAACCTGGGAGCGCTTCCATGGCTGGTGA
- a CDS encoding tripartite tricarboxylate transporter substrate-binding protein, with protein MIRSLRLAGSLASLCAGLLAVSGAFAEAYPNRPVTLIVPFPAGGPSDALARAVAQKMAAPLGQPIVIENLGGANGVIGLTKATKAAADGYTISFGGIGTHVANLALYKKLAYDPVADFAPIGPAGAAPMLLLARADLPANDLREFSAWLAKHKDKASYGSAGVGSISHYGCVLLLSSLGQNATHVPYKGVAPAINDLMGGQTDFMCDQTTTALPQIAGERIKAVAVLSGTRLAQLPRAATAAEAGHALDVRSWNAFFAPRGTPQPVLAKLTGALQQAVADPALRKQMEGLGVDLPAPADATPAAVTALIARGIRDDVPALKAKGQYLD; from the coding sequence ATGATCCGCTCCCTTCGCCTGGCCGGCAGCCTTGCTTCCCTTTGTGCCGGCTTGCTGGCCGTGTCCGGCGCCTTCGCAGAGGCGTATCCGAACCGCCCGGTCACCCTGATCGTTCCCTTCCCGGCCGGCGGCCCCAGCGATGCACTGGCCCGCGCTGTCGCACAGAAGATGGCCGCTCCGCTGGGCCAGCCTATCGTCATCGAGAACCTCGGTGGCGCGAACGGCGTCATCGGCCTGACCAAGGCGACCAAGGCCGCCGCCGATGGCTACACCATCTCGTTCGGAGGCATCGGCACGCACGTGGCCAACCTTGCGCTGTACAAAAAGCTGGCTTATGACCCCGTCGCCGATTTCGCGCCCATCGGGCCCGCGGGCGCGGCACCGATGCTGCTGCTGGCCCGCGCCGACCTGCCGGCGAACGATCTGCGCGAGTTCAGCGCCTGGCTGGCGAAGCACAAGGACAAGGCCTCCTACGGAAGCGCGGGCGTGGGATCCATTTCGCACTATGGCTGCGTGCTGTTGCTGTCTTCCCTCGGCCAGAACGCCACGCACGTGCCCTACAAGGGAGTTGCGCCGGCAATCAACGACCTGATGGGCGGGCAGACCGACTTCATGTGCGACCAGACCACCACTGCGCTGCCGCAGATCGCCGGTGAGCGCATCAAGGCCGTCGCCGTGCTGTCGGGCACGCGCCTCGCGCAGCTGCCGCGTGCAGCCACCGCGGCGGAAGCTGGCCATGCCCTGGACGTGCGTTCCTGGAATGCCTTCTTCGCCCCGCGCGGCACCCCGCAGCCCGTGCTTGCCAAGCTGACCGGCGCGCTGCAGCAGGCAGTGGCCGATCCGGCGCTTCGCAAGCAGATGGAAGGGCTGGGTGTCGACTTGCCCGCACCCGCCGATGCAACGCCCGCGGCCGTCACCGCGCTCATCGCGCGCGGCATCCGCGACGACGTGCCGGCCCTCAAGGCCAAGGGCCAATACCTGGACTGA
- a CDS encoding HAD family hydrolase has protein sequence MQNTSTPIAADAGRYPRAVLFDLLTALLDSWTVWNAAAGSEQMGRAWRAEYLRLTYGCGAYVPYEDLVRQAAATVGLPASAPQSLDDHWDELPAWSGATELLRALQPHCKLAVVTNCSRRLGQRAAERLGIDWDVVVTSEEAGFYKPDPRPYRLALERLDVQPAEAAFVAGSGYDMFGTASVGLRTYWHNRVGLARPEGAPPAEVESPTLNDALPWLRGFRPAAS, from the coding sequence ATGCAAAACACTTCGACTCCCATTGCCGCCGACGCCGGGCGCTATCCCCGGGCCGTGCTGTTCGACCTGCTTACTGCGCTGCTCGACTCGTGGACCGTCTGGAACGCGGCTGCGGGCTCCGAGCAGATGGGCCGTGCCTGGCGCGCCGAATACCTGCGGTTGACCTATGGCTGCGGCGCCTACGTGCCCTACGAAGACCTGGTGCGGCAGGCCGCCGCCACCGTGGGGTTGCCCGCGAGCGCCCCGCAGTCGCTGGACGACCATTGGGACGAGCTGCCCGCATGGAGCGGCGCCACCGAGCTGCTGCGGGCGCTGCAGCCTCACTGCAAGCTGGCCGTGGTGACCAACTGCTCGCGGCGCCTGGGCCAGCGTGCCGCCGAGCGCCTGGGAATCGACTGGGACGTGGTCGTGACCTCCGAGGAGGCGGGCTTCTACAAGCCCGATCCGAGGCCCTACCGGCTCGCCCTGGAGCGCCTGGACGTGCAGCCGGCCGAGGCAGCCTTCGTTGCCGGTTCAGGCTACGACATGTTCGGCACCGCCAGCGTGGGCCTGCGGACGTACTGGCACAACCGCGTCGGCCTCGCCCGGCCCGAAGGCGCGCCGCCGGCGGAGGTCGAGTCGCCCACGCTCAATGACGCGCTGCCATGGCTGCGCGGCTTCCGACCGGCCGCTTCCTGA
- a CDS encoding LysR family transcriptional regulator → MMQIEDLRLAAALLRESSLSAAARSLGVTPPALSMRLRKLEASLGLVLANRTSRKLHLTSEGERFGREAYELLLKFDGLRESLQRDDRRLSGTLRVAASFGYGRTHVAPWLSRFSRLHPALRLQLDLRETPWPDKHDSDAVVHVGTVRDSSWVAHTLASNERWLCASPGYLREHGTPRNPADLAYHACICIRENDEDVTLWHMRPAGSGARKSETLRINPAFVSNDGSVARQWAEDGLGIVLRSQWDAAEALAAGRLERVMADWEFGAAPVVVLVPTRKGRSARVQALVSFLVEAAGRSDGRGAGSQP, encoded by the coding sequence ATGATGCAGATCGAAGACCTTCGCTTGGCTGCCGCGCTGCTGCGCGAGAGCTCGCTCAGTGCGGCTGCGCGCTCGCTCGGTGTCACGCCGCCCGCGCTGTCGATGCGCTTGCGCAAGCTCGAGGCCTCGCTGGGCCTGGTGCTGGCCAACCGCACGTCGCGCAAGCTGCACCTGACCTCGGAAGGCGAACGGTTCGGGCGCGAGGCCTATGAACTCCTGCTGAAGTTCGACGGCCTGCGCGAATCCCTGCAGCGCGACGACCGGCGCCTGAGCGGAACGCTGCGGGTGGCCGCCTCCTTCGGCTATGGCCGCACGCATGTCGCGCCGTGGCTGTCCCGTTTCTCCCGCCTGCATCCGGCCCTGCGGCTGCAACTGGACCTGCGCGAAACTCCGTGGCCCGACAAGCACGATTCCGACGCGGTGGTGCACGTGGGCACGGTGCGCGACTCGTCCTGGGTGGCCCATACGCTCGCTTCCAACGAACGCTGGCTGTGCGCGAGCCCCGGCTACCTGCGCGAGCACGGCACGCCCCGCAACCCGGCGGACCTGGCCTACCACGCCTGCATCTGCATCCGCGAGAACGACGAGGACGTGACGCTGTGGCACATGCGGCCCGCGGGCAGCGGCGCCCGCAAGAGCGAGACGCTGCGCATCAACCCGGCGTTCGTCAGCAACGACGGCAGCGTGGCGCGCCAGTGGGCCGAGGATGGCCTGGGTATCGTGCTTCGTTCCCAATGGGACGCCGCCGAAGCGCTGGCCGCCGGCCGGCTCGAGCGCGTGATGGCCGACTGGGAATTTGGCGCCGCGCCGGTGGTGGTGCTCGTGCCCACGCGCAAGGGCCGCAGCGCGCGGGTGCAGGCGCTGGTCAGTTTCCTGGTGGAGGCGGCGGGTCGATCGGACGGGCGGGGCGCCGGGTCGCAGCCGTGA
- a CDS encoding serine hydrolase, producing the protein MTGRDIYQAFADELAAPLQLEDFELARHARSGDAQRSQHLAYPFYLSTRDMARLGYLMLRHGDWRGQQLVPAGWVEQMTHQTTPAAQMHPPHTARRGFGYGYLWWLLEEPEGSPLNGAYMAWGIRGQYILVVPKREMVIAHKRQVPVAGNWNASWVGPVAFLRAARMLAAAPCRMGER; encoded by the coding sequence CTGACGGGGCGAGACATCTATCAGGCTTTCGCGGACGAGCTCGCCGCGCCGCTGCAGCTGGAAGATTTTGAGCTGGCCCGCCACGCACGCAGCGGCGATGCGCAGCGCTCGCAGCACTTGGCTTACCCCTTCTATCTGTCCACGCGTGACATGGCACGCCTGGGTTACTTGATGCTGCGTCATGGCGATTGGCGCGGCCAGCAACTCGTGCCGGCCGGCTGGGTCGAACAAATGACGCACCAGACCACGCCCGCTGCACAGATGCATCCGCCGCACACGGCAAGGCGCGGCTTCGGATATGGGTATCTGTGGTGGCTGCTTGAAGAGCCAGAAGGCTCGCCGCTGAACGGTGCGTACATGGCTTGGGGCATACGTGGCCAGTACATCCTCGTGGTGCCAAAGCGAGAGATGGTGATCGCGCACAAGCGCCAAGTGCCGGTCGCGGGCAACTGGAACGCCAGTTGGGTCGGCCCGGTGGCATTCCTGCGCGCAGCGCGGATGTTGGCCGCAGCGCCCTGTCGGATGGGGGAGCGGTAA